A stretch of DNA from Bacteroidales bacterium:
TCACGTTATTATTCCCGATAATGCAGGGGCATACCTGATGTCGCTCGGAAAAATTAATATGATGATTGTTGGTGCCGACCGCATTGCGGCAAACGGCGATGTGGCAAACAAAATAGGAACACTGGAAAAGGCTATTGCCGCAAAAGAATATGGAATCCCTTTTTATGTGGCCGCACCTTTGTCAACCTTCGACCTAAACTGCCCAGACGGAAAACACATAAAAATCGAAGAGCGCCATCAGGAAGAAGTCCTGTATCAAAAAGGCCCGGACATAAAAGGCAACATGCATGAAATTCTGGTATGTTCTCCCGGGTCAAGCACTTTTAATCCGGCTTTTGATGTTACTCCTGCTAAATTTATCACAAAAATTATAACAGAAAAAGGAATTATCAATCCCGGTGAAGAAGAAATTAAAAAACTATTTTTTAAATGAGCAGTGAAGGATATCAGGGGATAAAATTTGAAACGGTTTTTTTACAAAAAAAAGAACCCGGACATCAGCTGCTGGAAGAACTGAAAAAATGGTGTGCCTTGTTTCACGAAAAAAATCTGGCGCCTCCATACCCCGGAGGTTCTTTTGGCAACCTGAGCTTTCGTACCGAAAACGATACATTTATAATAACGGGTACCTGCATCGGGTTGAAAAACACCTTGGAAAATTCCTGTTTCGTTGAAGTAGTAACCTGTAATAGAAGCGAAAAAAAAGTATATGTAAACGGCTTACTCGCTCCCTCTTCGGAGAGT
This window harbors:
- a CDS encoding class II aldolase/adducin family protein, with product MSSEGYQGIKFETVFLQKKEPGHQLLEELKKWCALFHEKNLAPPYPGGSFGNLSFRTENDTFIITGTCIGLKNTLENSCFVEVVTCNRSEKKVYVNGLLAPSSESFMHDEIYKNRPDVGAIFHGHHSLITQNALLLGIPETKEKTPYGTIALADSILEIIKNNNFVVIKEHGFVSVADNIQKAGELTLKWLNKTKLL